Proteins found in one Coleofasciculaceae cyanobacterium genomic segment:
- a CDS encoding NADPH-dependent FMN reductase, translating to MVKVVGILGSLRTDSYSALALQQALDRVQALGAEAEMLDLKEMKLPFCDGGSEYPDYPDVELLRSKVKAADGLILATPEYHGSVSGVLKNALDLMSFEHLSDKVTGLISVLGGQPNSNALNDLRIIVRWVHGWVIPEQIAIGQAWQAFDPEGKLKDEKLAQRFDSFAQSLVENSVKLKN from the coding sequence ATGGTCAAAGTTGTTGGTATCTTAGGCAGTCTTCGCACTGATTCTTACAGTGCTTTAGCGTTACAGCAAGCACTAGATAGAGTTCAAGCACTGGGTGCAGAAGCAGAAATGCTCGATCTCAAAGAAATGAAGTTACCTTTTTGTGATGGCGGTAGTGAATATCCTGACTATCCTGATGTAGAGTTATTGCGGTCAAAAGTGAAGGCTGCGGATGGTCTAATTTTGGCAACTCCTGAGTATCATGGTAGCGTTAGCGGGGTGCTAAAAAATGCTTTGGATTTGATGAGCTTTGAGCATCTATCGGACAAAGTAACAGGATTGATTAGTGTTTTAGGTGGACAGCCTAATAGCAATGCTCTCAACGATTTGAGGATTATCGTGCGTTGGGTACATGGTTGGGTAATTCCCGAACAAATTGCGATCGGACAAGCATGGCAGGCTTTTGACCCCGAAGGAAAATTAAAAGATGAAAAACTAGCCCAAAGATTTGATAGTTTTGCTCAAAGCTTGGTAGAGAATTCGGTTAAATTGAAAAATTAA